A stretch of DNA from Pontiella agarivorans:
CTCATGTAGTTTGCATAGATCATGCCTGAATGAGGGTTTTTTACCTTGATGCAGGTCAAGAGTCTACAGATTGAGGTTCATACAGAAGACGCATGCCGCAAAGGCCGTTGGACAAACAAGTGCTGGCGGTACGCATTTCCAAGCTCCGAAAACAGAAACCCCGCCAAAAAGACGGGGTTCTGTGGATTCCAGGGTCTGGAAAATTTAAACGGCGATCGGGTCTGCACCGATTGTGCCGACGAGGTCTTCGATGTAGGCATCGGTTTCCACGTAGGCCAGTCGTTTTTCAACCGTTTCAAGGCGGGCTTTACAGTCGAGGCGCTCGACTTCGGCAGTATTATGTTTCTGGCTGATGAAGTTGTTGAGATACTCGATATGTTTCCGGCAGGCGTCGGCTTTGCGCTGCTGTTTGAGTTTGAGGCGTTCCTTGTACCAGTCACTTGCAAGGACCGCATCGCGCTCGAACATACTGCGGAATGTCGGGTCGGCGGCGTCCATTCCTTCGCAGGTTCCTTCGGCCATGATGTAGATCAGGGCTTTGAGCGGAGGAATAAAGCTTTCAACCGATCCGTCTTCGATGTAGCGCCGGGCAATCATCTGCTGGGTTTCCATAATGTTGTTGATGCCATCGACATACTCATCCATCCCTTGGAGTTCGGGTTTGAGCATATCGGGTTCAAACACTGTTTTCGGTGCTTCGAATACTTTGCCGATAAAGTCATTCACGAAGCGTTTGGTGATCCGGTAACCGAGACGGCTGGCCAGCACCGGTTTGCCTTCGTGTTCGAAGTCTTCGAGTTTTTCAAGCTGTCCGGCGGCGATCATATGTTTCGGATCGCGTTCGGCTACACTGAGCCGGCACCAGAGTTCCGGAATCAGGATGCTGATGTCGTGTTCGACTTTGTGTTTGGTTCCGATGTACCCGGCCGCAGTGCTGAACCCGTTGCTGCCGGTCAGGATGAACGAGAGCAGGGCGTTGTTCAGGTCGGCCGTGGCCGGAAGGGCGTTGAACGGGCCTTTGGTCAGTGCGCCCTCGGTGCCTGCGCCGGTGGTGGACGGTGACTTGCCGGTCAGGGAGCAGATGAAGTCCATGAACAGTTCCGGCAGTTCCTGGTAGTGGATCGGTCCATACACCGCCAATGGGCGAATGCCTGGTTCGGCCGGATTGTTGCGGCGACCCGGGAGGACGGCGTTTACCGGCGTGAACAGTGGGTTTCCGGCTTTGATTTTCCGGAACAGGCAGGTGGATGTGAGAGCCAGATATTTCGGCATGCCGTCCACGAGGTCGGGCCGGGTCTGCAGATAACGCGGATTCTTCGTCGGTTTTCCATCGACGATGCGCGGCTGGGCGCTGTCGACAAAAAGCTGATCCGGGTTTTTGGACTCTGCGGCTTTTTTGATCAGTTTCCGCATCGGCTTGGTGTACTGATGGTACATCACCGAATGGTCCATAATCTCCTGCGCAACACTTTTGTGCAGCGGGGCAAAGTTGGAGAGGAAGTTATTCGGAGCCGCCATATCCGCTTCCGCCGCTTTGTCGAAACCGCGGTTGATCGCTTCGTCCGGCCGCTGGAACAGGCGGGATTCGCAGTTGTCCACAATTTTGACGGATTTGCATTCGGCATAGTCCGGATTCAGGTCAGTCAGTTTGTCAGACGGCACCACGATGGATGCGGAGATATCATCTTCCCACTGAATTTTTTCCGCCGGAATAAAATCGGTACGCAGTTTAGACGTCCGCCAGATACCATCGGTGTCCATGCCGACGCGCAGGTAGTTGCCTTTGACTTTTTTGCCGTCGAACTTCAGTTCATGCCCTTTTTCACCATTAATGAAGTCCACGCTGAGATGCGAGCGCCAGTCATCGCCCCATTCCGGTTTGTAGAAGCGCTTGAGCAGGAACACGAGGCCTTTGATACGGTTGGGTACAGAAGCCAGCCATTCGTTGAATTCATCGGTATTTTCTTCCGACGGATTAAGCAGTTTGATGACCGAACCGAGCGAACGTTCGTTTCCAAGAATTGGACGGGTTTTATGTCCTTCTTCTCGCGGGACTTTGAAGCGCACGCTGTAATCCTTATCAAGGATTTCCTGAACCGCGTTCAAGTCGTTTTCGATGTCCGCCACAAAAATAGAGCCGGAAATCATGGCATCGGTCAGCGATTTTGAAATTTCCGATTTTCCGCCGCCGGAAACGGTGCACGGTTTGTGGCAGAGCGTGCCTTCTGCCATGGTGCCGACGAGGCGCCAGGTGCCGGCGGTGGGGCTCTGCTTCAGGGCGACGCGGTAACCGGATGGGTAGATGAAGACGCGGTCTTCCAGAAGTTTAAGGCTTTGTGTTTTTCCTGATTTGGACCAGGTGACGCTTTGGTCCGGAATGCTGAATTCAGCGGTTTCCGGAACAAAAAAGACATTCGGGTGTTCGTTATCGGTGGCATAGCCCTCCGGGTGAATCGTCACTTTATCGCCCAGCACATGCATGACATTGGCCATCGTGTGATCAAGTTGGGTAAGCGTGCCGTCCGGTGAGAAGCGTTCCGCCAGATTGTACTGGGGCAGAGCAAGTGCGCCGCCGGCATGTTCCTCTTCGCAGAGTCCGTAGAGATTGGCGGCAAAACCGATTTGGGTTTTTACTTCTTTTTTGCAATAGCCGAAGTAGTTGTCGCCAATAATGGTCACCATTACGCCGGATTCATCGCGTGCAGTAATTTTGAACGGGGTACCGCCGTTGTAGAGCTCATCCGGTGAGGCCCAGCACATACCGTCGCGCTTCTGGCGTTCGGTGGCGTCGTCAATATAAGGCAGGCCGAGATCTTTCTTCTTCAGTCCGCAGATATGCGGAGCAAGAATAACGCAGCCGGTGTAGCCCGTCCAGCTGTCCGGGTCCAGAGCGGCATCGTTTTCCGGCAGGTAGGGATCGCCGGCATTACCGAAAATGGATTCCACAAAGTCGAGATTACAGACAAAATTTCCCGGAACAAAGAAACGCACTTCCATGTTCTTTTCCGGCAGAAATCCGGGGACCTCCGGGCTGACCATCGGGCGAAGCAGCAGAGAGACCTGTGTGGCCGCTTTTTTCTCCTGCGCCGAAGTGAAGGGAAGCTGCATGTGCTCTTCCGGTGGGTTCAGTGCAACTTCGAGCAGTTTTGCGTAGGTTTGTTTCGGCACTTCGAGCTTATCGGCCGGTACAGGAAATCCGCCTTCACAGATGTGGAAAACACCTTTGGTCGTGCGGCGGTCGTGTTTCGGGTTGTGCAGTACGCCCTGCTGAATGCGATACGATTCCACTCCGTTTGCAATAAACTCATCTTTGTGTGGCGGGAGCGAAAGTTCTCTCGCCAGACCATGGCGGTCGAGGGTGAGCGTTTTATTCGGAAGGGTCGGAACCTCGTCGCAGGCATCGCTCAGGTATTCATTGAGAAAGTGTTGAATACGCTGGTCCACCGGACAGAGGTAGTCATGCAGAATGCGGTTCTTTTCCTTGATGTTGTTGATCAGGTCGAACGCAATATCGAGCTCTTTTCCGTCTGTTTTTTCATAGATCGGCTGATCCAGAGCGGAAAGTTTTAAATTCAGGTAGGAAACCAGAGATTTCCGATGGCTTTTTGAGGCCTGATCAACCCCGATGCCTAATGATTTTTTCAAGTCTTTCATTGTTAATCTCCTGTGTAAACGAAAGGCAATCGAGCTGTGAAAAATAGGGGACCTCGCCCAATATCCAAGTCTAATACCTAAGTTTTATTCTCTTATTTTACTTAAAGGATTATCCGTCTAGAAACTGTCCACCCCGTAATGCTGTATCTTTTCCGTTCTCAAGGCAATGGACACCATTGGTAAAAACATGGACCATTCCCGCAGAGAGACGATGAGGATCCGCGTATGTGGTCTCTTCTTTGATGCGTGCGGGATCAAATACCAGAATATCAGCGGCATAGCCTTCTTTCAGCAGACCGCGTTTTTTCAGATTAAACTGTTTGGCCGGAAGCGCGGTCATTTTATGGATCGCCTCCGGCAGCGGGACGGTTTTGCCATCCAGTGCCGCGCGCAGGAATTTGGTGTGGCTTCCGTAGGCTCGCGGATGAGGATGGTCATGACTCAGCGGCCCCCAGGGGGCGCGCATCGAGCCGTCCGACCCGATCGAAACATAGGGCTCGGCCAGAACCCGCCATAAATTCTCTTCGGACATGCTGAAAAAAATGCCGCCGGTTTTCAGGTCGTCTTCATCAATCAGATATAGAAGTGCATCGACGGGGCTCCGTTTCAGGTCCTCCGCAACTTCAAGCAGGTATTTTCCCTTATAGGGTTCAAATTTTGTCGAGCCGATCATGACGTTGTCCCAGTGGTCGTCCGGTTTATCCATAAGTTCGGCACGGATTTTTTCCCGGGAGTCGCTGTTACGCAGACGTTCGAGGATGGCATCGCGCCCGCCATAGGTGGCCCAAAGCGGGAGAACAATATCGAGGTCCGTGCAGCCGGCGGTATACGGATACCGATCAGAGCCGATCTCCATATGCTGCTGTGCCGCGCGGATTTTTGCGAAAGCGGTATCGATTTTGTTCCAGTTTTCGGAACCGGATGCCTTGAGGTGGGAAATCTGTAAGCGCGCGCCGGACCGTTCGGCAATATCGAACGATTCATCAATCGCTTCGAGCAGGTTGTTGGATTCTGAGCGCATATGCGTGGTGTAAAGTCCGCCTTTTTTCGCGACGATCTTGCAGAGTTCAATAATTTCCTCCCGCGGAACCGCGGAACCCGGTGGATAAGCCAGACCGGAGCTTAGGCCGATCGCGCCGTCGTCGAGCGCGGTTTCCAGCGTCCGGAACATCGCGTTGAGTTCTTCAGGCGTGGCGGCCCGCGGTTCGTAACCGCAGATTCCGGCATGCAGTGTGTTATGGCCGACCAGCAGGGCCGCGTTGATGGCGGGTTTGATTGTATCGTAGAGCTTCCGGTATTCCGCAACCGTTTTCCAGGGTATGAATGATTTCACACCTTCGAAGGTGTGAAAGGAGTTCAGGCTGCTGTAATCCTTGTCGAGCCAGTCCGAGGGCATTTTATACCCGCCGTTTAGCGGGGCGGCGGAGGCCCCGCAATTGCCGCAGATTTCGGTGGTGATGCCCTGATAGACCTTGGAGGCTGCGCTGGGTTCGAGCAATAGATAGGTGTCGGAATGGGAATGGGTGTCGATAAAACCCGGGCAGATGGCCAGATCCGTTGCATCTATCGTTTTTTCAGCCGTTGCGGCGGAAAGTTCGCCCATTTTTGTAATAGTATTTTTGTTAATGCCTATATCGCAATGTTTTGGATTGTTTAATGATCCATCGTAAACGGTGCCGTTGATAATCTTTACGTCAAAATTCATGCCCATGATTTTACTTCAAAACCGGTATATCCATAGGAAAAAGAAGGCTTTATTGCGTTTATCTGCGGCTTAATCAACAAAATTGTACATCACGATAATAATAAAACATTAATGACACATGCGTCTATAAAAAATCAAATGTGTATATCGCAATGAGAATATTATATCCCCTTTAATATAAAGGGTATGCGTAATTTGTTGGCGCTTAAAAATCACCGTTGGCATACCTGTTGCATTAAGGGCGGCATAGTCTTGGACATGGTGTTCAGGACAGGTGAGTAAACCTCAGAAGGGTGTAAGGATGAAAATGAAGTGGTTGAAAATTCCAACATTGATCGCGGCAGCGTTGGTGTTCGGGTTGGCGTCTCCGGCACTGGCGCAAGAAGCTGCCGATGCACAGCCAGTCTTTGACGCAGCGGCAACAGCCGGTGAGTGGGCTTATGCAATTGATAATATGTTTCTGATGTTCTGTGCGGTGCTGGTGTTGTTCATGCAGGCTGGTTTCGCTTTGGTGGAATCCGGTTTCAACAGCGCAAAGAACACCGTGAACATTCTGTTTAAAAACCTGATGGACCTCTCCATCGGTATGGTTCTGTATTTCATTATCGGCTACGGTCTGATGTATCCGGGCGACGGTAACGGCTTCCTGGCATTCGGGCAGTTCGGGATCGGCGGCAACGGTGCAGATGTTGCGGAAGCCGGTGCGTTGACGCTGCAGGTGGACTGGCTTTTTCAGGTGGCCTTCGCAGCAACAGCGGCCACGATTGTATCCGGCGCGGTGGCCGGACGTCTCAAGTTCAGCGCCTACCTGGTTTACTCCGCGGTACTGACAGCGATCATTTATCCGATTTCCGGTTACTGGAAATGGGGGGGCGGCTGGTTGGACCAGATGGGCTTCTACGATTTCGCCGGTTCGCTGGTGGTGCACGCCTGCGGTGGTTTTGCCGCTCTGGCCGGTGCGATTGTGCTCGGTCCGCGTATTGGACGTTTCACTAAAGAAGGAAAAGCCAAAGCCATGCCGGGACATTCGCTTCCGCTGGCCACGCTGGGTGTATTTATCCTGCTGATCGGCTGGTTCGGTTTTAACCCGGGGTCGCAGCTTGCGATTGTAGGCAAAGGCAACACTGAAGCGGTTATGCTCATTGCGGTTAACACACTGCTGGCTGCCGGTGCGGGTGCGGTTCTGGCCATGGTGGCCACCTGGATTATGCACAAGAAGCCTGATTTGACGATGGCGGCCAACGGTGTACTGGCCGGTCTGGTGGGTATTACTGCAAACTGCGATGGTGTGACTAACGTGGAAGCCATCATTATCGGCGCGATTGCCGGTGTTCTGGTGGTTGCCGGTGTGAAACTGCTTGATAAATTGAAAATCGACGATCCGGTGGGTGCGTTCCCGGTTCACGGTCTCTGCGGTGTATGGGGCGGTATTGCCACTGCTCTCTTCGGTGAATATTCCGACGGTTACGGTAACTGGATTGCCCAGATCACCGGTTCCATCGCCATTCCGCTCTGGGCCTTTGCGACCATGTTCATTCTCTTCACGATCCTGAAAGCGGTCGGCATGCTGCGCGTCAGCAAGGAAGAAGAGCTGCGCGGTCTGGACATCGGTGAACACGGCGAAGAAGCCTACAACGGCTTCCAGATCTTCACCACTAACTAATCGGCTGATACGAAAGGATACGAACAATGAAATTGATTATCGCATACGTACAGCCCGAACAGCTCAATGAAGTCAAACAGAGTCTGTACGAAAAAGAAGTCTACAAAATGTCAGTGACCAACGCCATGGGCTGCGGTCAGCAGAAGGGCTACCACGAAACTTACCGCGGCGCGGATATCGAGGTGAACCTGTTAAAGAAGGTCCGTATTGAGATTGCTGTGAACGACGATTTTGTTGACATGACGATCGATGCCGTCATTGCCGGTGCCCGCACCGGGAATATCGGCGACGGAAAAATCTTCGTGCTGGACCTTCCGGAATGCATCCGGATCCGTACCGGTGAAAAAGGTCCCGAGGCCGTTGGTTAGTCCTTAAAACTTTAGGCGGCCGGTTCCCGTGCAATTTCCTTTTGCATCCTCGAGGAACTTCTTTCGGGGCCGGCCGCCTTTCAAATCTCGAGTGAATAAGTAAACAAGCAGAAGGAGAAATACAACATGAAGAAAATTATTATTGCATCCCTCGCAGTCGGACTGGCTGCATCATCTGCCCTGGCGGTAGATGTTACCCTTGATCTGGCTTCGGCCTATGTTTTTCGTGGTGTGACGCTCAGCGATAAAGCGAGCTTCCAGCCGGGGATCGAAGTTTCCGGTTTCGGTCTGGCCGAAGAATACGGTTCTGTCGCATTCGGCGCATGGGCGGCCTATGACCTGGATGATTCTTATACAGGAGCCAGTAGTTCCACATTCCAGGAAACCGACTGGTATGTATCGTACGGTCTGCCGACGTTCGTTGAAGGCCTTGATCTGTCGCTTGGATACTGTGAATACGCTTACGGTGCCGGTTCTTCCGACGAAGAACTCAGCATCGGTGCCGGATATACGATTGCCGGTGTCGGGCTGGGGGCCACCTATTATCAGGGCGTCGGCGGTGCCATCAGCACGTCCGCATACTACGAACTGGCTGCCGGGTATGACCTGGATGTGACTGAAGAACTGGTTGTTTCTCTGGGTGCCCGGGTGGGTTATGCCGATCCGGACGGTGGAGAGGCCGGTTTCTCGGACTACGATTTGTCTGCCGCGGTCAGCTATCCGCTGACGGACGTGTGGAGCATCGGTGCGTCGGCTACTTACATCGGTCAGATCGACGACGATGTGCTGGGTGATGCCGTTGAAGCAACCGGTACGCTCGGATATGATGTCGATTTCGTCGGCATGCTGAGCCTGGCCGCTTCTTTCTAAGCCTCATCGCTTGGATTCAAGCTTGATAAAGCGTCCCTTCGGGGGCGCTTTTTTTGTGCACGCGCCTCGTCGGCCGTCACACTGCTTGTGGTGCTGCGCGTCTTACCGGTCCGCATGAGCGGTACGACTTCTGAACGGCTTAGTATGACGGGAAGTTCAGGCCGCGTCAGAGCATTCAAAAATGCATTCAGTAACTCCTTAAAAATACAAATATGTTTACATTAAATTGCGGAATGTTCGTCTCCCTATTTAGGTATAAATTTCTATGACATTCTATAAGTGCATTAAAACGAAGTAATAAGAATGGTTTATGCCTGTTTTTACATGCCCGGAAAGATGGGGGTGGCACGTTCGTTGCGTATAGCGCTGATAATACTAATAAATATATTAGTAATATTTTGAGGATGAGTAACCCAAACCCAGGAGATTAAACCGAGATGAAACGGACAACCCTTATAAAACCAGTCGCTGCGATCATGGCGCTGATGGCAGTAACAACGATGGCGGAACCGCTTAAAATTGCCTACAGCGATTGGCCGGGCTGGGTGGCCTGGGATATCGCCAAGGAAAAAGGATTTTTTGAAAAGCATGATGTGGAAGTGGAGCTGCTCTGGTTTGAGTATGTGGCTTCCATGGATGCCTTCGCGGCGGGTAAAGCCGATGCGGTCTGTGTGGCCAACGGCGACTCGGTGGTGCTCAATGCCACCGGCGCCCGCAACGTGATGATTCTGGTGAATGATTATTCGAACGGGAATGACAAGATTGTGGCCCGGTCGGGGATTACCGATGTGAAGGCGCTGAAAGGAAAGAAGATCGGTGTCGAAATCGGTTTTCTCAGCCACGCGCTGCTGATCAAGGCGCTGGAGGATAACGGCATGACGGAAAAGGATGTGGAGCTCATCAATATGCCGACGCATCAGGCGGCGCAGGTGCTGGCCTCCGGCGATGTGGATGCCATTGTGGCCTGGCAGCCGCATTCCGGTATGGCGCTGAAAGCTTCCGAAGGATCCTCGGCTGTTTACACCACTGCCGACGCCCCGGGCATCATCTACGACACGCTCGCTGTGGCACCGGGCAGTATTCTGAAACGTAAAGCCGACTGGCAGAAAGTCGTGGCGGCCTGGTATGACGTGATCGATTACATGGCCGACCCCGCCAACGAAGAAGAAATGCTCAAAATTCTTTCGGCCCGCGTCGGTCTCTCGCCGGCGGAATATAAACCCTTTCTCTCCGGCACCTACATGATGAGCAAAGACGAAGTGCTCAAGGCGCTGAAGCCCGTCTCCGGATTTGAATCGCTCTACGGCTCCTGCGACGTGGTGAATAATTTCTTTGTGGCCAACAAGGTCTATGAAGAACCGGTGGCGGTTAAGCGCACCATCGATCCGTCGTTCACTAAATCCGTGAAATAATCTCTCCTCAAACCTCCTGGCGGGCCGGCGCAAGCCGGCCTGCCGAACTTTTGCCGGCATTTTGCCGGCCGGTTACCAAACTTCGGGAAAGCCGAAGAACAGGGGTGTTATGTCAAAACAGGAAAAATGGTTCAGATTCGGAAAGAGCCTTTCGCCAAGGCGCGTCAGGGGGCTGACCGTTGCGTCGTTTGTTCTTCCGCTCGTGCTCTGGTCGCTGATCAGTTACGTCCCCGCGCTGTGGCATCCGGAAGTGCAGATTCAATCGGTCGGCGATACGATCTATTTTGATGCGGGCGACCGGGTCGACGTAGAGACGTTTGCGCTGGAAAATAACAATCTGCTGGAAAGCGACGGCGTTCCAATGGTTGGAAAACGCGTGAACCCGGTTTATTTCCCGGCACCGCACGAAGTGACCCGGGCGCTCTATTCAGCCTTTTTCACCGAGCCGCGTCGCGATGGCGAACCGTGGTTTCATGAAAGCGTGGCCCACAGTGTGCGGGTGGTCTTCTGGGGCTTTCTGCTCTCTTCGCTGTTCGGGGTTCCGCTCGGGATTCTTTGCGGCGTCTTCAGTTATTTTTCGAAACTGATCGAACCGTTTGTTGAATTTTTCCGTTATTTCCCGGCCCCGGTTTTCGGTGCGCTGGCGGTGGCGATTCTGGGCATCAACGATGCGCCGAAGGTAGCGATCATTTTTATCGGAACGTTTTTCCAGCAGGTGCTGGTGATTGCCAACACGACGCGTACGGTCGATTTCAGTCTGGTCGAAGCCGCGCAAACGCTGGGAGCCAAACCGGGACGACTGCTTTTCAAGGTCGTGATTCCGGCGGTCCTTCCGAAGCTGTATATGGATATGCGCATTCTGCTGGGCTGGGCCTGGACCTATCTGATTGTGGCGGAGGTTGTCGGCACCAGCACCGGCATCAGCTGGTTCATCAACCAGCAGGCCAAATACCGTATGTTCGACAATGTCTATGCCGCGATCCTGGTGCTCGGTTTTATCGGCCTGGGCACCGACATGCTGCTCGGTGCGCTCGGGAAACAGCTGTTTGCCTGGGAGGACGGGCGGCGTTCAGGATTCGGCAAAATGCTGCGAAAAATAAAACCTGCACCGGTGGAGGCCTGAGATGACCGATTTGCCCAGTACACTGAATTTGCCATCGTATAAAGAACAGTCTTCTGATGTGAAAAAGCGTCTGGACCATATCAAAAGCCAGCCGGTCGTTATCGAAGTCGATAAGCTGGTGAAGGATTTTCCAACGGAAGAGGGCATGCGCCGCATTCTCGATCAGGTATCGTTCAAAGTGCACAAGCGCGA
This window harbors:
- a CDS encoding N-acyl-D-amino-acid deacylase family protein, with amino-acid sequence MNFDVKIINGTVYDGSLNNPKHCDIGINKNTITKMGELSAATAEKTIDATDLAICPGFIDTHSHSDTYLLLEPSAASKVYQGITTEICGNCGASAAPLNGGYKMPSDWLDKDYSSLNSFHTFEGVKSFIPWKTVAEYRKLYDTIKPAINAALLVGHNTLHAGICGYEPRAATPEELNAMFRTLETALDDGAIGLSSGLAYPPGSAVPREEIIELCKIVAKKGGLYTTHMRSESNNLLEAIDESFDIAERSGARLQISHLKASGSENWNKIDTAFAKIRAAQQHMEIGSDRYPYTAGCTDLDIVLPLWATYGGRDAILERLRNSDSREKIRAELMDKPDDHWDNVMIGSTKFEPYKGKYLLEVAEDLKRSPVDALLYLIDEDDLKTGGIFFSMSEENLWRVLAEPYVSIGSDGSMRAPWGPLSHDHPHPRAYGSHTKFLRAALDGKTVPLPEAIHKMTALPAKQFNLKKRGLLKEGYAADILVFDPARIKEETTYADPHRLSAGMVHVFTNGVHCLENGKDTALRGGQFLDG
- a CDS encoding ammonium transporter, whose translation is MKWLKIPTLIAAALVFGLASPALAQEAADAQPVFDAAATAGEWAYAIDNMFLMFCAVLVLFMQAGFALVESGFNSAKNTVNILFKNLMDLSIGMVLYFIIGYGLMYPGDGNGFLAFGQFGIGGNGADVAEAGALTLQVDWLFQVAFAATAATIVSGAVAGRLKFSAYLVYSAVLTAIIYPISGYWKWGGGWLDQMGFYDFAGSLVVHACGGFAALAGAIVLGPRIGRFTKEGKAKAMPGHSLPLATLGVFILLIGWFGFNPGSQLAIVGKGNTEAVMLIAVNTLLAAGAGAVLAMVATWIMHKKPDLTMAANGVLAGLVGITANCDGVTNVEAIIIGAIAGVLVVAGVKLLDKLKIDDPVGAFPVHGLCGVWGGIATALFGEYSDGYGNWIAQITGSIAIPLWAFATMFILFTILKAVGMLRVSKEEELRGLDIGEHGEEAYNGFQIFTTN
- a CDS encoding P-II family nitrogen regulator, with translation MKLIIAYVQPEQLNEVKQSLYEKEVYKMSVTNAMGCGQQKGYHETYRGADIEVNLLKKVRIEIAVNDDFVDMTIDAVIAGARTGNIGDGKIFVLDLPECIRIRTGEKGPEAVG
- a CDS encoding ABC transporter substrate-binding protein translates to MKRTTLIKPVAAIMALMAVTTMAEPLKIAYSDWPGWVAWDIAKEKGFFEKHDVEVELLWFEYVASMDAFAAGKADAVCVANGDSVVLNATGARNVMILVNDYSNGNDKIVARSGITDVKALKGKKIGVEIGFLSHALLIKALEDNGMTEKDVELINMPTHQAAQVLASGDVDAIVAWQPHSGMALKASEGSSAVYTTADAPGIIYDTLAVAPGSILKRKADWQKVVAAWYDVIDYMADPANEEEMLKILSARVGLSPAEYKPFLSGTYMMSKDEVLKALKPVSGFESLYGSCDVVNNFFVANKVYEEPVAVKRTIDPSFTKSVK
- a CDS encoding ABC transporter permease; amino-acid sequence: MSKQEKWFRFGKSLSPRRVRGLTVASFVLPLVLWSLISYVPALWHPEVQIQSVGDTIYFDAGDRVDVETFALENNNLLESDGVPMVGKRVNPVYFPAPHEVTRALYSAFFTEPRRDGEPWFHESVAHSVRVVFWGFLLSSLFGVPLGILCGVFSYFSKLIEPFVEFFRYFPAPVFGALAVAILGINDAPKVAIIFIGTFFQQVLVIANTTRTVDFSLVEAAQTLGAKPGRLLFKVVIPAVLPKLYMDMRILLGWAWTYLIVAEVVGTSTGISWFINQQAKYRMFDNVYAAILVLGFIGLGTDMLLGALGKQLFAWEDGRRSGFGKMLRKIKPAPVEA